The nucleotide sequence TAAACTAACATTCAGGTgtgtaaaataattttctatcCAAACTGTTCATATTATTAAATTCAATATGTTAGTCATAATTCTAATGATATATCACTAATTTGTTACTTGTTTTATTAATAACCTATCGTATTATACTTTCTGCAGGATTGAATACTACTAGCCAATTTTGGAGTGGATTGTCTTCGCTAGGAGGTATTGTATTTTGTATAATTAGATTCAGATGTATTATACTTtatttgagatatctgaatattcatttttattttattattggatTAATTTGATACTTACTTAAATTAGGTTTGATACTCTCTATTTTTGTGAATgtataattttgttaaatttcatCTTTGTGAATGAATCATTTTGTTGAATTTAGTTTTTATGAGTGTTATAATGTGTTATGTTTGAGAATGTGTTATGTTATTTGTGAACATGTAATATGTATTTATGAATGTCTTATGTTGTTTGTGAAAATGCATAATGTTTGTGAATGTGTAATTTGAATGTGTTTGAAAACCATCCTATATGATGGTGTCGATTGGTATATATAAATAgggaaaactaaaaacaaataatTGCTActggagtttttttttaaattagcaATGGCGAtggaattttataattttgttattatttaaagatgaaaattttaaaattttgttactAATTAGagataaaaaattttattctatcactatgtttaaatataaaatttaaaaagttacaaTAATTAGTGATGAATACTTagtattccgtctctaattagcgatgaaattttaaaattctgtCGATAATCAGACAAAATTTATTATTCCGTCGTCATATTTACGATAATTAGTGATCAACATTTAATTATCTGTCTTAATGAAGTTAGcgatataattaaatattttatccatCTCTAAGATTAGGTGTTGGATTAATAAATTTCTGTCTCTATATTTGTGACTAACTATTTAGCTCCGTCGCTAAATTTAACCATGAACTATTTAATTCTATCGCTAAATTTAGAGACAATATTAAATTTCATCTCTAATagtaacaaaatatttaattccATCGCTAAATAACATCAGCGATCAATTTCACAACGATCAATTTCACAGCAATAGAAATAACTGATTGCTAATCAGTCACTATGTTCAATTAGTGACTAATTAGCGACGGATAATTCTGTCgccaaagaattttttttaatgaatcatAATCATTGATCAAATAATTGTCAAATGATCTAAATCAttgaaaaaatacaaaaatccttTTATCTCAAAGGCTTGAATCGTCGATTAGCCAGAGGTTCCAACAGTCGGAATGATGATTCCAAATGATTGAAATGGTGGTTCTAAcgttcacaaaaaaaaaaaaaagaaccgaCAAACCAAATTGGTTATTAACCATTGACGATTTTTCAAGCCGATCCGATTACGATTCAACAATTTTCCTTACTAGATTAGTAACACTTCCGACCCAGCAACCGAGTCAACTGATAGTCGATCCGTTGACTTGGTTGCGGGTCTAGGCCAGACTTAACCCGGGGTCAGGTCTATATAGAGCTGCATGGCAAAAAAAATCAAAGATCAGATGACTAGATTAAGCCTTGAAAGATCAAACGCTGTCTACGGACTAGAGTCGTCAATTTGAGTTGGGCCCGTCGGATTGACCCATCCCGTCAAATAATTTAAGCGGATTAGGTTGGAATTTTATACTCAAGTCcaccgtgggccgacccgcctaggcccgtgacccgcgcgggtcggcccgctcgggcttgggttggcccgcggatTGAAAAATACATGTAAACTAAGTTttaggtcaatttattatctttcgttgttataattttgaaataaaaataataattttcatcCAATATAAGTACTCATTTGtactcatttatatttaaaatacatgtttatgtatacatttaattgtagaaaatttttttgaaataaaatattgaagatatgaaatattttttaatttttttaaaaaaatttgatgggcccgcgggttgacCCGTCAAATCCGTAACCCGCCTTAGAATAGGTTGGGTTAAAAAATTTTCAATCCGCCAAATTGACAGGTTAACCCGTCCTGCCCCGCCAAATAATTAATCCGTCATGAGCCGATCCGCCCTGCCACAAGTTGATTAATTTACTACGGACTAGATAGATTCTCATGAAAACACCATCCAAAACAACGAGAGTACGAACTACTACAATCCAACTAAACAAGAAAGATGCGAGTAAACATTGCAAGCGCACTGTGGCTCAAAAGAAATTTATGGAACACATTCACCGGCAGGAACGCCGGAGTTAACCTCCGCGAGACAAAAACGCTTGGGCTTTAATTTCTATTGCCAAGCCGTGGGCTAGCTTCATGCAGTTTCTATTCCTAATCTCCATAGCTTGCGAAACTGGCTTCTCATAGATTCTTACTTGCAGAGGGTTTACTGCGGCACAGAAGGCTTCTGCTAGAACACCTGGAAGACTTCTTTGTTATAGTCCTGCTGCAGGGACCAGAAACGAAACCTCCGTAACTCTTCCACGCTTTTATCCTCCGCTTACCACAAGTTGGAGCCTCTTTCTTTGCGAGATCCTCTATGCATCTGGCTTCAGATAGAGATGTGAACGACTGAGACTTCCCCTGGAAGTGCTTTGACAGGCCTCTCCTGCACCCACCCACAATAATCTCATCAAAGTTAGAAATTGTCAAGCATGAGGAAGTTTTAATTTACGGATTAGACGAGGACTAACCTGACAGGGAGCTCAGCCATGAGAGTAGCAGACAAATCAAACAGAGGTCCTCGTGTTGAAGTGCTTGATGTTGATAGTGGCGATGTGGGTGATGATGATGAAACTTCGTGGTCTGAGAGATtggaagaggaagagatggaagaATCATCTGATTCAAAACCTTTTCCATCCATGAGATCAGTGATTGGGTCTCGATGAGTAGAACTGAAACAGGGGAAGACGATCAAGCAACTATACACTGGTGCTGCCGGAGGAAGAATTCCGCGGGCGGCTGGAAATTAAAAAAAGGAGATTAGAGTGAGTGAGGAGTTAAGCTGTGAAAAAAGGTGGACGAAGTCTTCCATTTTTGTGGATTGGATTAAGAGCAGAGGATAAGGCCGACGTCGTCATTCAGAATTCAGATTCAGATCGTTTGACATCTTTTTGCTGGGCCAGGGCAGGTGCACTTTTACGAACAGTTGAGTTGCGGTTGAGAATTCAGTGGAGGCAGAGGAATACGTGGGCAGTGCAGTGAAGTTTATCTCGTCGGTCGTGGTTTTTGTGGAGGAGATGCGCGGTGGAACTCGGAGAAGGCATGGACCGTTCTTTTGAACTTTATCCATGAGAAAATCTTAGTGGAAGAAATTGATGTTTCATTAATTCTTTTTTCCTATTAAAAAAGAGTTGTTTATACTTCCTATAATAAGGGAGGCCCGGCTCAGCCCATTTGTTTAGTTCAATAATTTGCTCTGTGATTTAGCCCAATCCTTTTGCTTTGGCCTCAGCCCAATTATGGAGAATGGTATTCATTATATGTTTTGCCTAAGTTTTCTTCTCAATTGAGAATGATATACAAGTCTAATAATGTTAAGATTATACATATTGCATGTTGAGATCAAGTATGATGGAATTTATTTTTTCAATGTGTAAACTCCACGTAATTGTTTTAGTTCTATGTGTTATAGTTATTGATGTATGATCAACTATACTTAGGATTCCATAGGTTAGAACATAGGGCTGTTAGGAAAAAATACATACAAAAAAACATTAATGTTGCAGACTTCGCAACACTGAGATTGATATATGACATTGATAAAAAAGACGGAAGTAAAAAAATGCTATTAGCAACCAAGTTCAGCTTCTATAGATGAAGAAAATGAGACAAGGATAGTATAAGATTTTGTGAGCATGTTTAAAGATATAACTAAATTCTAAAGTGAGGCTTACTAAATTGTAAAGAGTAAATTACTCTTGCAGGTTATTGTTATTATCTTTCTCCTTAGGAGCTTAATTCTTCATAACTAGGTATGTAGACTTACATGGAGCTCGATGATGGATTGGCCAACCCATGATATTGACATAAAAATAGTGTACACAATACTTGTACAATACAGTTATCAAGATTGATGATTCAATTTCAAACACTAGGTTGATTTGCGTTGAATTTTCTTTTTAGTGAACTAAATGTTGTATCCTTTTCTCTTGAGCTGGCATGTGGTTCAGTTTGGAAGAATTTGACTAATTATTTGTTGTCACTTATCATTATCTAAAAGTCATTATAATTATTAGCTGCCTTTGGCTTGCCAAAATGTGCAAATATAAAATTCTGTATGGAAGATGTTTTTGGTTCTGTTTCTGTTTTCCCTGAGCCAGTCATATGTTAACATGCCTATTTTCTCAATACATGAAGAGTTCACTGCACTAATGAATGACTTTGACgtagggctgcaaacgaatcgagccggctcgcgagcttttcgagctggcttgaaaaatattcgattcgtattcgaatttatcgaattcgagccgaactcgaacatgttcgaactttttctcaagccgaactcgaacccaaattatattgttcgagccgctcgcgagccgctcacgagccttaatatttattaatataagttaaatatatattaaataaataaatttcgagcctttcgaacctattttcgagtaataattcgaatagttcgcgaacatgttcgaatatttcgagccgaattcgaacccgaaccctaattcgaaccgaactcgaaccaaacattttaaaattttcgagcttcgaatcgagctcgaactcgaatatacctatttcgagccaaattcgagccttaaatttttcaACATATTCGactcgattcgattcgtttacaccctAGTTTGACGCACCTGGATCTCTTGCGCCAATTGGATTGCACCTTGGTGGAACAAAGTACATGGTTATCCAAGGTGAACCAGGTGCAGTTATTTGAGGGAAGAAGGTTAGATTTTTGTTTATAATCTATAATTTATTACAATTTATATATTGGATGTTTGAATTTTTCCACTACTCCTTAGTAGGTTTCTGTCTGTATGCTTGATCTTCAATTTACATCGAACTTCTGTTTTATGCAATGAGATGTACAGCTTCGGTATCTTGTTTAAGTGATTATAATTTCTTGTATGCCAGTCAATATTTACAAGTTGATTATGGTACATTTTAAAGGAATATTTTGTCATTACTTTTGATAGCATATTTCTGAcacttttatataaaatttagcaATTATACTATGGAAAGTCAGAGTCGAGAGCATGGTTAGTTGGATCACCCAACTTGGGTCAGGTTATAATTTGGGTCGGGGTTGACGGCCGAAGCCCGCCCCCGCTTGGCGCCCGACAGCTCGGCCATCCTCCTACCGTCGACGGCCTCTGGACGGCTACAATTGATTGTGATCCCACCTTGAGAGCACCTTTTAACAAGCACTATCAAAGCTAAGGTCACAGACTAATGGTTGTCAGCAACATAACTGTTGGGAGGATTTGGGGCTTTATGGTATCTCCTCAATGTCCAGTGATTCGTGCACACTCTATGCCCCTTTTTGTGACTGGATGAGACTAACTTCGTAGCTTGTCAATATGAAACAGATATCAAATTGCCTCAGGCCCACTCAGCCTGTGAGATGTCCAAACTCGTAGGTCTTTTTCTTTGAGGAAGGCATTGCATATTTCCTAATAATTTTAGTTAGCGTGAAGACCAGTTAGCGAGTGCAAACTTACAGGGACTAATGGAAACCTTAGTCCATCTGAATAACTAAGCTTTATAGTGAAAGAAGATTTTTTGTTATTTGTGTGTATGTTTGTTATAAGGCTAATAATTGATGTTGCTTATACAAGGCACGCTATGTGAGATTAGACCCTAAGATCAATTGAGTCGTAATAATTGATGTTGCTCCTTGCAAAGTCCAAGGAAAACTACATAATTTTTCGTAAGTGGTAGTTTGTACCAATGGAAAAATCATGTTTTGAAGCTAGAAACATTATATAGGTATCTGATTTTCAAATCATTGCCTTTACCTCAACAACCGCTTGAAATTATGGTTTAGTCAGATTGTTAGTAATTCGAGAAATGCCAATAAGTATATTTTGTTATCACTTCATTGAAGAAATCTTTTCATTTGAGTAAATTGATTATTATCATGCTACAAAATTGGAATTATAATGCCTCACACTCAAAGGCTGGATTCGATTCACCAGTAAAGAGATTGTTACTGCTATGCTAATGTCTATACTAATAGAAGTTGTCTCACATATGTGAACATTAGGGAACACCTTAGGTGTACTTGATGACAATAGACTAGGTATCACCAAATCAATTATTGTTCCAAAGGTCCTACATCTGCCATTATCATTGAATCAAGCTTTGACTTGTCAATATCAATCAGTAATAAATTTACCCAACTCCTGTTGCCCATTCTGACATGTACACTGTCTGCCATAAACTGCCAGTCGCAGAAGGCTAAATCTTATTACTAAGATTAATAGCTACTAACTTTTGATGCAGAAACAATTTGTCTCAAAAATGTCCTTGTTATTATGAAATGtagattatttatttttttagaagATTGGTAAAGGTCCCTGGCCCTCGTTGCAGGTGAGAAGGGCATGGATGGATCAAGCGAAGATGGTGCGGTGGGTATTCCAGCGAAGGCGAGGGTGGCAAGGGCAAGTGCAGGCAAGGACGATGCAGATAGGCTTCCACAAAGGCGATTGGTGCATACAAGCCAGTGCGATGACTGTGCGAGTGGGATCTGAAGGCAGTGGTGGCATGGCATAGACAACACATGGGCCATAGAACAATGTTAGCAGTGCAGGCGGGTTCCAATGAAGGATTTCATGTAATTTCTTTCCTCATGTAAAATAcaataaaaatctaaaaacaGAGTGAAAATTGACTTCTTGAATGGTTGGGCTCCGGATGGATGCCCATTCTTGAGAATAAAAGAATGCCATTCGACAATTTTGCATCTGTACGGTCAactactttcttttctttctattTCTTTCATTAAGAGCATATTTCCATATAGTAAAATGCATCTGAGAATACTCGGACGTGATGTTCTATCTCCAAAGTGGCTTGCAAAGTATAGTCCCCAATTGGGAATTGGATTGTTTGGGATGAAACTTTTTTGGCTTTTTGGTGGGGCGACGAGGATCAGATGCTCAATCAATTTGTTTCCATTAGGAACGAACATATTCTTACTTGATTTGGCCAATTTAAAATTCTGAATTGGAAACTTGATTACTTTCGCTGAGTTTGACGAAAATCTACTCCCAGTTTGCTAAATTTCCTTTGCAGCTTCATCAGTTTGTGTTGCTAAAATTCCTCTTCCTGCTCGATAATATAATCTGCGGATTAAATTGCGAAATCCCAaagtatataatatatatatagatatatataaagATGGATAGATCTTGATAGATCTTGTTTTTAATTCGAGAAGTGGTCAACACACTGATATGACATTTCCTACTCATCTAGGAATCGTGGGGCTTATAAAAGACTGGCTACAGCTTTAAATGACTTTTATTTCCCCACCAGTTCCGTGAGTCTCCATCATGGGGCTACGGTCCCATGGCCATGCTCAGGTTGATGAGATCCATCAGTGCAAACCTGGGGAAGCTTGTTCGACAAGAGACTTTTGAGATAACAAGACTTCACATCAAAGTAAAAAAATTG is from Zingiber officinale cultivar Zhangliang chromosome 7B, Zo_v1.1, whole genome shotgun sequence and encodes:
- the LOC122003490 gene encoding uncharacterized protein LOC122003490; this encodes MDGKGFESDDSSISSSSNLSDHEVSSSSPTSPLSTSSTSTRGPLFDLSATLMAELPVRRGLSKHFQGKSQSFTSLSEARCIEDLAKKEAPTCGKRRIKAWKSYGGFVSGPCSRTITKKSSRCSSRSLLCRSKPSASKNL